The following are encoded in a window of Rosa chinensis cultivar Old Blush chromosome 4, RchiOBHm-V2, whole genome shotgun sequence genomic DNA:
- the LOC112196031 gene encoding putative calcium-transporting ATPase 13, plasma membrane-type encodes MSRSTFSALHEKGGSNIGLILDVPRSSLGMSKRKWHSAFITIYCFRAFLSLRPSTLPKHTNSTFISRTLTYSIVRVEPALVPAINGFKADPKSLTELVKEKNLKELLELGGVEEVASALKTDAEHGINGDDTEDAARRHQAFGSNTYKKPPTQGFLHFVWEAFKDITILILLGCAALSLGFGIKEHGLKEGWIDGGSISLAVILVISVSAISNYRQSRQFDKLSKVSSNLQIEAVRNGRRQQISIFEIVAGDVICLKTGDQVPADGLLLDGHSLSVDESSMTGESDHVEVNATENPFLFSGTKIADGYGRMLVTSVGMNTNWGEMMSQISQDNNEKTPLQERLDKLTSSIGKVGLAVAFFVLVVMLVRYFTGNTEDENGNKEYNGSKTKSDDIINAIIGIVAAAVTIVVVAIPEGLPLAVTLTLAYSMKRMMVDNAMVRKLSACETMGSATTICTDKTGTLTMNQMKVTKFWLGKESVEGEAYSSISPYVLDLIQEGVALNTTGSVYRPSLDSEVEISGSPTEKAILSWAVHGSKMDMEKVVKTCSILHVEAFNSKKKQSGVLVKRKADNSSHVHWKGAAEMILAMCTSYYNASGLVKDMDENEKRKFEHIIQGMAASSLRCMAFAYKQVPAEERLNADQKFVLKEDGLTLLGLVGLKDPCRPGVKKAVDECKYAGVNVKMITGDNVFTAKAIATECGILGASQDMFGAVIEGVEFRNYMPEERLEKVDKICVMARSSPFDKLLMVQCLKQKGHVVAVTGDGTNDAPALKEADIGLSMGIQGTEVAKESSDIVIMDDNFASVATVLMWGRCVYNNIQKFIQFQLTVNVAALVINFVAAVSAGQVPLTAVQLLWVNLIMDTLGALALATEKPTRELMEKPPVGRTAPLITNIMWRNLLPQALYQITVLLILQFWGKAIFGVSDKVKDTLIFNTFVLCQIFNEFNARKLEKKNVFKGIHTNKLFMGIIAVTIVLQVVMVEVLKKFADTERLNWGQWGVCIGIAVISWPIGWLVKCIPVPEKPIFSYLKMKKNKHSVSNKLAR; translated from the coding sequence ATGAGTAGGTCAACCTTCAGTGCCCTGCATGAAAAAGGGGGAAGCAATATTGGGTTGATTCTTGATGTTCCGAGAAGTAGTCTCGGCATGAGCAAAAGAAAATGGCATTCTGCTTTCATCACCATCTATTGCTTTAGAGCCTTCCTCTCTTTACGACCTTCTACTCTTCCCAAACATACCAACTCCACATTCATATCTCGCACACTCACTTACTCCATTGTTAGAGTCGAGCCAGCCTTGGTCCCAGCCATTAATGGATTCAAAGCAGACCCAAAAAGCCTCACTGAGCTTGTGAAGGAGAAAAATCTCAAAGAGCTCTTGGAGCTTGGAGGGGTTGAAGAAGTAGCATCAGCTCTCAAAACTGATGCAGAGCATGGAATCAATGGTGATGATACTGAAGACGCTGCGCGCAGACATCAAGCATTTGGTTCCAACACATACAAGAAACCGCCAACGCAAGGATTCCTTCATTTTGTGTGGGAAGCCTTCAAAGACATCACAATTCTCATTCTTTTAGGCTGTGCTGCACTCTCTCTTGGTTTTGGTATCAAAGAGCATGGATTAAAAGAAGGTTGGATTGATGGTGGAAGCATTAGTCTTGCGGTCATTCTGGTGATTTCTGTTTCAGCCATTAGCAACTACAGACAGAGCAGACAATTTGACAAATTGTCCAAGGTCAGTAGCAATCTCCAAATTGAGGCCGTGAGAAATGGAAGGCGCCAACAGAtttcaatatttgaaattgtggctGGTGATGTCATCTGCTTGAAGACTGGAGATCAAGTACCAGCAGATGGATTGCTTCTAGATGGCCATTCTTTATCAGTAGATGAATCAAGCATGACAGGGGAGAGCGACCATGTTGAGGTAAATGCCACTGAGAATCCTTTCTTGTTCTCTGGGACTAAAATCGCTGATGGTTATGGCCGGATGCTTGTCACATCAGTAGGGATGAACACGAACTGGGGTGAAATGATGAGCCAAATCAGCCAAGACAACAATGAAAAGACACCTCTGCAAGAACGTTTAGACAAGCTAACTTCGTCCATAGGTAAAGTTGGTCTGGCAgttgctttctttgttcttgTAGTCATGTTGGTCAGATACTTCACAGGGAATACAGAGGATGAGAATGGAAACAAAGAGTACAATGGCAGCAAGACAAAATCTGATGACATAATAAATGCCATCATTGGGATTGTAGCGGCTGCCGTTACAATTGTTGTGGTGGCAATTCCAGAAGGTCTACCATTAGCTGTCACTCTCACTCTTGCTTATTCCATGAAGAGAATGATGGTCGATAATGCAATGGTGCGGAAGCTCTCTGCTTGTGAGACCATGGGATCTGCTACAACAATTTGTACCGACAAAACAGGTACTCTGACCATGAACCAGATGAAGGTGACTAAGTTTTGGTTGGGGAAAGAATCTGTGGAAGGAGAAGCTTATTCATCTATTTCTCCTTATGTTCTCGACTTGATCCAAGAAGGGGTTGCTCTCAATACAACTGGTAGTGTGTACAGGCCTAGCTTGGATTCCGAAGTTGAGATCTCTGGCAGTCCAACTGAAAAAGCCATTCTTTCATGGGCGGTACATGGGTCAAAGATGGATATGGAGAAAGTGGTGAAGACTTGTAGCATTCTCCATGTCGAAGCCTTTAAttcgaagaagaaacaaagtggAGTTCTAGTGAAGAGAAAGGCAGATAACTCCAGCCATGTACACTGGAAAGGAGCAGCAGAGATGATACTAGCAATGTGCACAAGTTACTACAATGCGTCTGGACTTGTTAAGGATATGGATGAGAATGAAAAAAGGAAGTTTGAGCATATTATTCAAGGTATGGCAGCTAGCAGCCTCAGATGCATGGCGTTTGCATATAAACAAGTTCCAGCAGAAGAGCGACTAAATGCAGACCAGAAATTTGTATTAAAGGAAGATGGATTAACCCTATTGGGACTTGTGGGTCTTAAGGATCCATGCCGTCCGGGTGTGAAGAAAGCAGTTGACGAATGTAAATATGCAGGGGTGAATGTCAAAATGATTACTGGTGACAATGTTTTCACCGCGAAAGCCATAGCTACTGAATGTGGGATACTCGGGGCTAGTCAGGACATGTTCGGAGCAGTGATTGAAGGTGTGGAATTCCGCAACTACATGCCAGAAGAGAGACTGGAGAAAGTTGACAAAATTTGTGTGATGGCAAGGTCTTCTCCTTTTGATAAGCTTCTAATGGTGCAATGCTTGAAACAGAAAGGTCATGTAGTTGCAGTTACCGGTGACGGCACCAATGATGCACCGGCACTGAAAGAAGCTGATATAGGACTTTCTATGGGGATTCAAGGAACAGAAGTTGCCAAGGAAAGCTCGGATATTGTGATCATGGATGATAACTTTGCTTCAGTTGCTACAGTTTTGATGTGGGGAAGATGCGTGTACAATAATATCCAGAAGTTCATCCAATTCCAGCTCACTGTCAATGTTGCAGCTCTTGTGATCAACTTTGTAGCAGCAGTTTCAGCAGGTCAAGTCCCATTAACAGCAGTTCAGTTATTGTGGGTGAACTTGATCATGGACACACTTGGAGCTCTTGCTCTAGCCACAGAAAAACCAACAAGAGAACTTATGGAGAAGCCACCAGTGGGAAGGACAGCACCTCTCATCACAAACATCATGTGGAGGAACCTCTTGCCTCAAGCACTGTACCAGATAACTGTCCTCTTGATCTTACAATTCTGGGGGAAAGCAATCTTTGGTGTCAGTGATAAGGTAAAGGACACATTGATCTTCAACACTTTTGTGCTTTGCCAGATCTTTAATGAGTTCAATGCAAGAAAGCTAGAGAAGAAGAATGTCTTCAAGGGAATACACACCAACAAGCTGTTTATGGGGATCATCGCGGTGACAATTGTTCTTCAGGTTGTGATGGTGGAGGTTCTCAAGAAATTTGCAGATACAGAGAGGCTGAATTGGGGACAATGGGGTGTATGCATTGGGATTGCAGTCATCTCTTGGCCAATTGGTTGGCTAGTCAAATGTATCCCCGTTCCAGAGAAACCCATATTCAGTTAtctgaaaatgaagaaaaataagcaTTCTGTTTCAAATAAACTGGCCCGATAA
- the LOC112198634 gene encoding LOW QUALITY PROTEIN: putative calcium-transporting ATPase 13, plasma membrane-type (The sequence of the model RefSeq protein was modified relative to this genomic sequence to represent the inferred CDS: substituted 2 bases at 2 genomic stop codons), whose amino-acid sequence MSRSFGSLQAKVGSNVGLILDVPSSNLGIRKRKWHSAFNTIYCSRAFLSLRPSTLPEHTNSTLISPTLSYSIVRVEPVSVPAINGFKADQKSLTELVKEKNLNKLLEIGRVEEVASALKTDAENGINGDDAEDIARRHEAFGSNTYKKPPTQGFLHFVCEAFKELTILILLGCAALSLGISIKEQGLKEGWIDGGSICLAVIVVISVSAISNXRQSRQFDKLYKVSNNLQIEAVRNGRRQLISLFEIVVGDVICLKIRDQVPADGLLLEGHSLSVDESSITGENDHVEITIIENPFLFSGTKIADGYGRVLVMSVGMNTNWGEKMSRISQDTIEKTPLQARLDKLTSSMGKVGLAVAFFVLVVMLVRYFTGNTENENGNKEYNGSKTKSNDIINAVIGIVAAAVTIVEVAIPEGLPLAVILSLAFSMRRMMVDNAMVRKLSACETMESATTICTDKTGTLTMNQMKVTKFWLGKEFVEEEAYSAISPYVLNLIQEGVSLNTTGSVYRPSLDSEIEISGSPTEKAILSWAVHGLKMDLEKVVKSCSVLHVEAFNSKKKQSGVMVKRKADNSIHVHWKGAAEMILAMCTSYYTASGLVKDMDENNKTKFEHIIQGLAASSLRCIAFAHNQVPAEDQLNVDQKVLLTEDGLTLLGLVGLEDPCRPGVRKAIEECQYAGVNVKMITGDNVFIAKAIATECGILRPGQDMHGAVIETIEFRNYKPEERLEKVDKICVMARSSPFDKLLMVHCLKQKGLVVAVTGDGTNDAPALKEADIGLSMGIXGTEVAKESSDIVILDDNFASVATVLMWGRCVYNNIQKFIQFQLTINVAALVINFVAAVSAGQVPLTEVQLLWVTLIIDTLGPLALATEKPTTELMEKPPVGRTAALITNIMWRNLLPQALHQITVLLILQFRGKAIFGVSDKEKDTMIFNTFVLCQVFNVFNARKLEKKNVFEGIHTKKLFMGIIAVIIVLQVVMVEVLKKFAHTERLNWGQWGVCIGIAVISWPISWLVKFIPVPEKPIFSYLNFILH is encoded by the exons ATGAGTAGATCCTTCGGTTCCCTGCAAGCAAAAGTGGGAAGCAACGTCGGGTTGATTCTTGATGTTCCGAGCAGTAATCTTggcataagaaaaagaaaatggcaTTCTGCTTTCAATACCATCTATTGCTCTAGAGCCTTCCTCTCTTTACGACCTTCCACTCTTCCCGAACATACCAACTCCACACTCATATCTCCCACACTCTCTTACTCCATTGTTAGGGTCGAGCCAGTCTCGGTCCCAGCCATTAATGGATTCAAAGCAGACCAAAAAAGCCTCACTGAGCTTGTGAAGGagaaaaatctcaacaagctcttggAGATTGGAAGGGTTGAAGAAGTAGCATCAGCTCTCAAAACTGATGCAGAGAATGGAATCAATGGTGATGATGCTGAAGACATTGCGCGCAGACACGAAGCATTTGGATCCAACACATACAAGAAACCTCCAACGCAAGGATTCCTCCATTTTGTGTGTGAAGCCTTCAAAGAACTCACAATCCTAATCCTCTTGGGATGTGCTGCGCTTTCTCTTGGTATCAGCATCAAAGAACAAGGATTGAAAGAAGGTTGGATTGACGGTGGAAGCATTTGTCTTGCAGTCATTGTGGTCATTTCTGTTTCAGCCATAAGCAACTAGAGACAGAGCAGACAGTTTGACAAGCTGTATAAAGTCAGCAACAATCTCCAAATTGAGGCTGTAAGAAATGGAAGGCGCCAACTGATTTCATTATTCGAAATTGTGGTGGGTGATGTCATCTGCTTGAAAATTAGAGACCAAGTTCCAGCTGATGGATTACTTCTCGAAGGCCACTCTTTATCAGTAGATGAATCAAGTATAACAGGGGAGAACGACCATGTTGAGATTACTATCATTGAGAATCCTTTCTTGTTTTCTGGGACTAAAATCGCTGATGGTTATGGTCGGGTACTTGTCATGTCAGTCGGGATGAACACGAACTGGGGTGAAAAGATGAGCCGAATCAGCCAAGACACCATTGAAAAGACACCTCTGCAAGCACGTCTGGACAAGCTAACATCGTCGATGGGTAAAGTTGGTTTGGCAgttgctttctttgttcttgTAGTCATGTTGGTCCGGTACTTCACAGGGAATACAGAGAATGAGAATGGAAACAAAGAGTACAATGGCAGCAAGACAAAATCTAATGACATAATAAATGCCGTTATTGGGATTGTAGCAGCTGCTGTTACAATCGTTGAGGTGGCAATTCCCGAAGGTCTACCATTAGCTGTGATTCTCAGTCTTGCTTTCTCCATGAGGAGAATGATGGTTGATAATGCAATGGTCCGGAAGCTCTCTGCTTGTGAGACCATGGAATCTGCTACAACAATTTGTACCGACAAAACAGGCACTCTGACCATGAACCAGATGAAGGTAACCAAGTTTTGGTTGGGGAAAGAATTTGTGGAAGAAGAAGCTTATTCAGCTATTTCTCCTTACGTTCTCAACTTAATCCAAGAAGGAGTTTCTCTCAACACAACTGGTAGTGTGTACAGGCCTAGCTTGGATTCTGAAATTGAGATCTCTGGCAGTCCAACCGAAAAAGCTATTCTTTCATGGGCTGTACATGGGTTGAAAATGGATTTGGAGAAAGTGGTGAAGAGTTGTAGCGTTCTCCACGTTGAAGCGTTTAAttcgaagaagaaacaaagtggAGTTATGGTGAAGAGAAAGGCAGATAACTCAATCCATGTACATTGGAAAGGAGCAGCAGAGATGATACTAGCAATGTGCACAAGTTACTACACTGCGTCTGGACTTGTTAAGGATATGGATGAGAATAACAAAACGAAGTTTGAGCATATTATTCAAGGTTTGGCAGCTAGCAGCCTCAGATGCATAGCATTTGCACATAACCAAGTTCCAGCAGAGGACCAACTAAATGTAGACCAGAAAGTTTTGCTTACAGAAGATGGATTGACCCTATTGGGACTTGTGGGCCTTGAAGATCCATGTCGTCCAGGTGTGAGAAAAGCAATTGAAGAATGCCAATATGCAGGGGTGAATGTCAAAATGATAACCGGAGACAATGTTTTCATCGCAAAAGCCATAGCCACTGAATGTGGGATACTCAGGCCAGGTCAGGACATGCATGGAGCAGTCATAGAAACTATCGAATTCCGCAACTACAAGCCAGAAGAGAGACTGGAGAAAGTTGACAAAATTTGTGTGATGGCAAGGTCTTCTCCTTTTGATAAGCTTCTAATGGTGCACTGCTTGAAACAGAAAGGTCTTGTAGTTGCAGTGACCGGTGATGGTACCAATGATGCACCCGCATTGAAAGAAGCTGATATAGGACTCTCTATGGGGATTTAAGGAACAGAAGTGGCTAAAGAGAGCTCAGATATTGTGATTCTGGATGATAACTTTGCTTCAGTTGCGACAGTTTTGATGTGGGG AAGATGTGTGTACAATAATATCCAGAAGTTCATACAATTCCAACTCACCATCAATGTTGCAGCTCTTGTGATCAACTTTGTTGCGGCAGTTTCAGCAGGTCAAGTCCCATTAACAGAAGTTCAGTTATTGTGGGTCACCTTGATCATCGACACACTTGGACCTCTTGCTCTTGCCACAGAAAAACCCACAACAGAACTTATGGAGAAGCCACCAGTGGGAAGGACGGCAGCTCTCATCACAAACATCATGTGGAGGAATCTCTTGCCTCAAGCACTGCACCAAATAACAGTCCTCTTGATCTTACAATTCAGGGGCAAAGCAATCTTTGGTGTCAGTGATAAGGAAAAGGACACAATGATCTTCAACACTTTTGTGCTTTGCCAGGTTTTCAATGTGTTCAATGCAAGGAAGCTAGAGAAGAAGAATGTCTTCGAGGGAATACACACCAAGAAGTTGTTTATGGGGATCATTGCGGTGATAATTGTTCTTCAGGTTGTGATGGTGGAGGTTCTCAAGAAATTTGCACATACAGAGAGGTTGAATTGGGGGCAATGGGGCGTATGCATTGGGATTGCAGTCATCTCTTGGCCAATTAGTTGGCTTGTCAAGTTTATACCTGTTCCAGAGAAACCCATATTCAGCTATCTGAATTTCATACTACATTAA